One Mus musculus strain C57BL/6J chromosome 2, GRCm38.p6 C57BL/6J genomic window, GGATAGTATGGAATTGGCAGGTCCCTAGAACTAAAGGGAGGTGTGTCCTGGCAGGGACATGTGTGATAGTGCTGATGTTGAACTCTGGAATTAATGTCCTTTGTGAGGTGGCCCTGAGAACTGGCACCAGGTTCTGtcgggctgggggaggggcagatagCCCCCACAGCAGGGACTGGAGACAATGGTTCTCGCCATGCTTGGGGCTCTGTACCCCAGGGCTGGACTCAGTCTCTTCCTTTTTTACCTCATCTTGGCAGGCGCACTCCTTCGACCTCAGCCCCAGAGGTAAGGCCAGAGCCTCAGGGCCTAGAAGACTCTGGAAGAGGCTGACCATTATCCTGGGAAGGGTTAGTTCATGAAGTCTTCACCCTGGACTGTCCCTCACAAAGAAGTGGCAATGGCCTTTTGGGTTAGGGCTCAGCACAGCAATATTTCCCATAGGTCTCAGCAATCTGTTCCGGAGGAATTTTCAGCCCCGCTGGAACTGTTGCAGCCTCTCTCAGGCCTGGTGGATGGTAGGGTAgtatttctctcccctcccccaccttccatAGCAGGTGCCCTTAGAGGTCCGCTAGGGCTAAGCCCTACTTCTACTCCCAGACTGCCTCTTGAGAGCTGGCTATAGCCCCATTCCCAGTCAGCAGTATTTCTTTccacccttctctcttctctctttagaCTATGGGCTCAGACCCAAGCACCCGAGGCCAGGTGGGCCCCGACCCCTTCTCTCCCAGGCCCAGCAGCGCAAGCGGGACGGGCCCAACATGGCTGACTATTACTATGATGTGAACCTGTGATGGGAACCCCGCATAAAGCTATTctgggcagcaagtgcttggcTCCATAGCTTGTGTGGCGCAAGAAGGCCCAGCAGGGGTCCAAGTAAATACACCCACTCTGATCCAGACAAGAAATGGCACTTTAATAGTAGCCAGGTGACAAGACAGTGACCGGCTGGCTGGGGCCAGCTAAGAGGCCTCCTTTTCCTGGCAGATGGGGCTTACTGTGGCCCTCTCCTTGCACACACAACCTTGCGAGGACCTGTGTGCTAGCCAGGCTGGAGGTTGGAGCTGCCCAGAGGCCCCACAGATGAGAACAGGGTCTCCACGGTCACACGTTGCCATTTCCTTACTGGAAAGTCCTTTGGAGGTGCGTGGGCTCAGCCTGAGCTCAGGGCTCCGGTCAAGGTGGGGACAAGGGAAGCTGGACACTTCCAGGTGGCATGGGCTTTGTCAAGGCAGGAGCCAAGAGCCAGAAAGCCAGGGCCCCTAGCATGAAACAGGCCCAGGATGGGACAGTGCCTCTGTTCCTAGGGAGTCCCTCTGTGGCCAGGGGcctgaccccccaccccccagccccacccttccCCAGTCCCCAGAGAGCCTGTACTGTCCTCCATAGATTAATCTAACCCCATATATTACAATAAACTGCATCTGCCTCTCCCCAAACCCCGGCCCCCCCGACCCAACAGCCCTCATTCCCCCATTCTTTTGTGGCAGTACCACATCCTGTCAGCAGCCAGCTGTCCTTGCACTGGCTTGGGGCTGAGGGGCTGCAGAGAGTGGGGGTGCTGCTACTCCAAGTAGATATCTTCTGTAGGACAGGTATACTCCACAAACTGCTTGTAGAACTGCTGAAATGCACGCCTGGGAAGTGGGGGACATGGGGGTGACCAGGAGCCTCATCCCAGGCTCCACAAGGGAGATCCGGGGCTGGGGACAGCTTAACTGTCCTCTGGGCAGTTACTGCCCAAAGAGAAAGGGCCAAGTGGGGAAGAGGACCAGTGGCTAATCAACAAGGAGTGGTCCAGAGCCTGGGCTTCTTGGGACCTCCCAGCCTCTTCCAGGATTGGGGCTTCCAGAACTAGAGGGCAGGGGTGATGCTGACAACTGAGCATGAAAacagcacgtgcacacacacgtacacacacacacacgtacacacgtacCCCACAGACTCCGCCAGGGCTTTGGTGGAATCTTCAGACACAAAGACATGGCAGGCAAACCGGTGGTCAGCAGGGTGCTTAGTGATAAACCCAAAGTACCTGTGGAAGGCAGGCATCTGTGAGATAAGATTCTGAGCCCTACTCACCCACCATGTCTGAAgatgtccaatgggactctcatGACTGCTCCTTGTACTCACTTGTTATTCTTTGGATGGTATCCACAGAAAGAGATGTTCTTTAGCTGGAAGAAGTGGCTACATTTATTTCCCTACAGGAGTGATGGGAGAAGCAAGAAGTCAGCTGGTAGGAAGTAGGCAGGAGAGACAATGCGGTGTCTGGGGTTAGGCTCACACAGCAGGCAAGAGACCAAGGGGGAGGAGATGCCCATAGGCAAGAAGGCTGAGGCTTGAAGGAAGTCACCTTGGCCTCCAGAGCATCATCAGCTTTGACGCCTATCTTGACACCCCTGACACTGATCTCAAGGACACAGCTGGAGGGCGGGTTAAAGTGCACGGTGAGCCGGCGGGTGGTGGCGATCTGTGGAGGGATGGGCTTCTGTTGGAAGCTGTCTCACTGTGTCACAGCACAGCCTCCAGATCCCTGTATCCTTTTCCCCAATAGTGTGGGCTGGCTGAGAAtaggctcccccaccccccaggaagaAGCATGGATCCAAACGTGGGTACCTTTTGCATAGCAGCACAGAGGACATCATTGCCCTTGTGATAAGGAACCTGGACAGACCCCAGGAACTTCACCCGGAACTGGTCAATCCAGTCGCTGTTTTTGGCAAGGGCTGGAAAGCAAGCATACAAGGAGGAGTCTAAGAGAGCCATCAGCAAGGGGCTCTGAGCTGAGCCAAGGAGAGAGGAGCATGAAGAGTGACTCAGGCAGCAGACGACGATGCCACCATCCCCACAGGCCCTGACTTGGCGGGGCACTAACTGTGAAGTGGAACTGAAATgacctctcctcttctccctaagACCTGGGGTGTGTGTTCACTGGCAGCGAGTTGGCAGGCAGATGGCAGGGGTGGGTAAGACCAGACCGGGGGAAGCGTACTACCTGCCATGTGCTCAGGCTCCTTGGTGACCTCAATGGCATAGTAGGCAGGGAAGACCCCGCGGGCTCCGGTGCGCATGTTATAGGCCTCATACCAATAGTCTTCTGCCTGCAGCTCCACCAGCAGGGGGTCATCCACTTCCAGCTCAAGTTCATCTTCATGCCGAGGCACAAACCTGTCCCCAAGGGCACGGGAGGTGCTGCAGCCAGGCCCAGTCTGGGGTCCTGAGCTGCTGACGTTTGCAGATTACCCATGTGCCCGTCACAGTGCCGACTCTGAAGGAACACGTGACACTCCTATCCAAAAACCCAGGGGCCAGGGAGAAAGGGAGCCTAGGCCttaagaaatttaaatgaaagtGAG contains:
- the 1700029I15Rik gene encoding uncharacterized protein C11orf94 homolog precursor, whose product is MVLAMLGALYPRAGLSLFLFYLILAGALLRPQPQRSQQSVPEEFSAPLELLQPLSGLVDDYGLRPKHPRPGGPRPLLSQAQQRKRDGPNMADYYYDVNL